In Colwellia sp. M166, a genomic segment contains:
- a CDS encoding MDR family oxidoreductase, giving the protein MFKSLVINKDDSQGYHTQVKELNEADLQDGDVLIKVLYSTINYKDALAISGKAPVVRRFPMIPGIDLVGVVEQCDNSKFVVGQHVLLNGYGVGEKYLGGLSQKARINSEFLIPLPKSITPFNAMAIGTAGYTAMLSVMALEKQGITPESGSILVTGATGGVGSFAIRILAELGYSITASTGSTKQAAYLKQLGANEIIDRAELSAPGKPLMKERWAAAIDSVGSTTLANVCASINYGGCVAACGLAQGMDFPATVAPFILRGVSLLGIDSVMRPQQDRLDAWARLEKTKLADKISKISTTVGLEAAIEVADQLLAGKVTGRVVVDVNA; this is encoded by the coding sequence ATGTTTAAAAGTTTAGTGATCAATAAAGATGACAGCCAAGGCTATCACACCCAAGTTAAAGAGCTTAACGAAGCAGACTTACAAGACGGTGATGTGCTTATTAAAGTACTGTACAGCACCATTAACTACAAAGATGCACTGGCCATTTCAGGTAAAGCTCCCGTCGTTAGGCGCTTTCCCATGATACCTGGTATCGACTTAGTCGGTGTGGTCGAGCAATGTGACAATAGTAAATTTGTCGTTGGCCAACATGTTTTACTTAATGGCTATGGTGTCGGTGAAAAATACCTTGGCGGCTTATCACAAAAAGCTCGTATTAATAGTGAGTTTCTTATCCCGTTGCCCAAAAGCATAACACCATTTAATGCGATGGCCATTGGTACCGCAGGCTATACTGCAATGTTGTCGGTCATGGCTTTGGAAAAACAAGGAATTACACCTGAAAGTGGCAGTATTTTAGTCACCGGAGCAACTGGTGGTGTTGGCAGCTTTGCAATTAGAATTTTAGCTGAGCTTGGCTATTCAATAACAGCATCAACTGGCAGTACTAAACAAGCGGCATATTTAAAGCAGTTAGGAGCAAACGAAATTATCGACCGAGCTGAGTTATCAGCACCAGGTAAGCCACTGATGAAAGAACGTTGGGCTGCTGCAATTGATTCTGTTGGTAGCACAACGCTAGCAAATGTATGTGCCAGTATCAATTACGGTGGTTGTGTTGCCGCCTGTGGTTTAGCGCAAGGTATGGATTTTCCTGCGACAGTTGCACCGTTTATTTTAAGAGGTGTTTCACTACTCGGTATCGACAGTGTTATGCGTCCACAACAAGATCGCTTAGATGCATGGGCACGACTTGAAAAGACTAAGTTAGCCGATAAAATATCGAAGATTTCCACAACAGTGGGATTAGAGGCTGCCATTGAAGTTGCCGACCAATTACTTGCCGGCAAAGTGACAGGTCGCGTTGTTGTTGATGTGAATGCTTAA
- a CDS encoding tetratricopeptide repeat protein: MTKAVKHQQKQGRKIFGLVFLLLSIFFKPPAFANDTDDWAGPLRNAQTLLAKQKYRAALAAFKEQANLDNGLAQFNVALFYDLGWGMSPQRSIACQWYQKAAKNNMPGAMQALGQCFFDGQGVEQNKILAYQWFLKAYEQGIAEGACQAGELLLSGDGVDLDVTSGQRLCFQAAQQGAVSAQKKLAQWYFYGQYFPQDYQQAFNWLQRVASVKSPSSAYLLAQFYDQGIGMDVDENQALRWYEVAASGKYQKAYIPTALLYWQKFTQAKNNKEQLLAKSYLWAKISSTSSELTADKNVSEQLLQQVLLQMPVSWQKSLDTKITDHLASP, from the coding sequence ATGACTAAAGCAGTAAAACATCAACAGAAGCAAGGTCGAAAAATTTTTGGCCTTGTATTTCTTTTACTATCCATATTCTTTAAGCCGCCTGCTTTTGCTAACGACACTGATGATTGGGCGGGTCCATTGCGCAATGCTCAGACTTTACTCGCAAAGCAAAAGTATAGAGCCGCATTAGCTGCCTTTAAAGAGCAAGCCAATTTAGATAATGGTCTTGCGCAGTTTAATGTCGCGTTATTTTATGATTTGGGTTGGGGGATGTCACCACAACGATCAATCGCGTGTCAGTGGTATCAAAAAGCTGCAAAAAATAATATGCCGGGTGCAATGCAGGCACTGGGTCAGTGTTTTTTTGACGGGCAGGGCGTTGAACAAAATAAAATACTGGCTTATCAGTGGTTTTTAAAGGCGTATGAGCAGGGGATAGCTGAGGGGGCTTGTCAGGCGGGGGAGTTATTACTTTCCGGTGATGGTGTTGACCTTGACGTGACTTCTGGACAACGTCTCTGTTTTCAAGCCGCTCAACAAGGTGCTGTGAGTGCGCAAAAAAAACTGGCACAATGGTATTTCTATGGGCAATACTTTCCTCAAGATTATCAGCAAGCTTTTAATTGGTTACAGCGGGTTGCTAGTGTAAAATCACCGAGTTCAGCTTACCTTTTAGCGCAGTTTTACGATCAAGGTATTGGCATGGATGTTGATGAAAATCAGGCCTTGCGTTGGTATGAAGTAGCCGCGTCAGGAAAGTATCAAAAGGCTTACATACCAACAGCTTTATTGTATTGGCAAAAGTTTACACAAGCAAAGAATAATAAAGAACAGCTGTTAGCAAAAAGTTATTTGTGGGCAAAAATATCATCAACCTCATCAGAGTTAACAGCAGATAAAAACGTCTCAGAGCAATTATTACAGCAAGTTTTATTGCAAATGCCAGTAAGTTGGCAGAAGAGTTTAGATACAAAAATCACTGATCATTTAGCCTCGCCATAG
- a CDS encoding glycoside hydrolase family 16 protein, translated as MIKAAKKITQLLAVVSTMSLLGCGGSAETETKPDKIDPQQPVSDWALVWSDEFDGEAINAQNWTHEVDCNGGGNQEKQCYTANVENSYVKDGTLSLVALPAEEGAALPFTSARMITRYKADFKYGRIEMRAKLPSGQGSWPAFWMMPTDEEYGEWPRSGEIDIVESVNLGVAREDGSAENNIYGTLHYGKAWPNNSSSGQAYNQESGVNPADDFHTYAIEWQEGEIRWYMDNYLYATQRQSKVRYNSKDEAVGLAHKGWFTEYYQQLSGELTTFWDTAPFDKDFYLILNFAVGGDWPENVNATGVDAAAFGVGNTFDVDYVRVYQCMSDPETGKGCDTVRSGYDDLEDGLVEGKAPVPLPPSDGVAKNLAIFDGELDVNWTAWDCCGGTTPAVIADVDKGNVVQFNINDNNGTVLGFSTRDGHFPEGFSGVSSPFDASPLVDLNGRLSFEMKVITPPTSATTWILKSESGDGGPNTGDVALSESSEGAEPVIGQWQTYTFELAFLQDKGLDLSAIDVVMIFPAWGTGEGAEYLITNIAIEGDVGASPELVVFSDDENPSWPMWDCCGGSTPTVELDDDAHGNVAEFSIGAEPTVMGFISRAANTDTPAPFDASAILSNGVIQFDMKVTSMPGDAAWLFKVEADNNASSVELPLTDSVEAVVPALEQWQTYTFNLSDLADAGLDVSAIDVLMIFPAWGAGEGAIYRVDNVKIYDPTAATGVNTLFAEAPAVGWALWDCCGGTTPALVADDTAHGITAEFSIGAQPTVMGIIAREEFVENPAPVDASAMLANGVVQFEMKVTSMPGSAAWILKIEANNNATFAEMPLTDSVEGAAPVSGEWQTYTFTLQQLFDAGLDISGIDVVMVFPAWGEGEGAVYRLDNMMIYEPTN; from the coding sequence ATGATAAAAGCTGCGAAGAAAATAACACAATTGCTTGCTGTAGTATCGACAATGTCGTTGCTTGGCTGTGGCGGTAGTGCAGAAACCGAAACTAAACCGGATAAAATTGATCCGCAACAACCTGTCAGTGATTGGGCCTTAGTGTGGAGTGATGAATTTGATGGCGAAGCGATCAATGCACAGAATTGGACGCATGAAGTTGACTGTAATGGCGGTGGTAATCAAGAGAAACAATGCTATACCGCTAATGTCGAAAACTCTTACGTAAAAGACGGTACCTTAAGTCTTGTAGCGTTACCGGCCGAAGAGGGCGCCGCATTGCCTTTTACCTCAGCACGCATGATCACGCGTTACAAAGCTGATTTTAAATATGGTCGCATAGAAATGCGCGCTAAGCTTCCTTCAGGACAAGGCAGTTGGCCAGCATTTTGGATGATGCCAACGGATGAAGAATATGGCGAATGGCCTCGTTCTGGTGAGATTGATATCGTTGAGTCAGTTAATTTAGGTGTGGCAAGAGAAGACGGTAGTGCAGAAAATAATATTTACGGCACACTACATTACGGTAAAGCTTGGCCAAATAACTCTTCATCAGGCCAAGCATACAATCAAGAAAGCGGCGTTAACCCAGCTGATGATTTTCATACCTATGCCATCGAATGGCAAGAAGGTGAAATTCGTTGGTATATGGATAACTACTTATACGCTACGCAACGTCAATCAAAAGTACGTTACAACAGTAAGGATGAAGCGGTAGGTTTAGCGCATAAAGGTTGGTTTACTGAATATTATCAGCAACTTTCCGGCGAACTCACCACTTTTTGGGATACGGCGCCATTTGATAAAGATTTTTATTTAATTTTAAACTTTGCGGTTGGTGGAGATTGGCCTGAAAATGTTAATGCTACGGGTGTCGACGCCGCGGCTTTTGGTGTCGGTAACACGTTTGATGTTGACTACGTGCGAGTTTACCAATGTATGTCTGATCCTGAAACAGGTAAAGGCTGTGATACGGTGCGTTCGGGCTATGATGACTTAGAAGACGGTCTAGTTGAAGGTAAAGCCCCGGTACCTTTGCCTCCGAGTGATGGTGTAGCAAAAAACCTAGCAATATTTGATGGTGAATTAGATGTTAATTGGACCGCATGGGATTGTTGTGGTGGTACAACACCGGCAGTCATTGCTGATGTCGATAAAGGCAATGTCGTGCAATTTAATATTAACGACAATAACGGTACGGTATTAGGTTTTTCAACCAGAGATGGACATTTTCCTGAAGGTTTTTCCGGCGTATCCAGCCCGTTTGATGCCTCACCTCTCGTTGATCTAAATGGTCGATTATCATTTGAAATGAAAGTAATAACGCCACCTACCTCGGCAACAACATGGATACTCAAATCAGAATCTGGCGACGGTGGTCCCAATACGGGTGATGTAGCGCTGAGTGAAAGTAGTGAAGGGGCGGAGCCGGTTATCGGCCAATGGCAAACTTATACCTTTGAATTAGCATTTTTACAGGACAAAGGTCTTGATTTAAGCGCTATTGACGTGGTGATGATATTCCCTGCGTGGGGAACGGGCGAAGGTGCAGAATATTTAATCACCAATATCGCTATTGAGGGTGATGTTGGCGCTTCACCAGAGCTTGTCGTTTTTAGCGATGATGAGAACCCTAGCTGGCCAATGTGGGATTGTTGTGGCGGTTCAACACCAACGGTTGAATTAGATGATGATGCACACGGAAATGTAGCCGAATTTTCAATTGGTGCAGAGCCAACGGTTATGGGCTTTATTTCTCGCGCCGCTAATACCGATACCCCCGCTCCATTCGATGCTTCTGCCATTCTATCTAATGGTGTTATCCAGTTTGATATGAAAGTAACGTCAATGCCTGGTGATGCTGCTTGGTTGTTTAAAGTTGAAGCAGATAATAATGCCAGCTCTGTAGAGCTGCCATTAACTGACAGCGTTGAAGCCGTTGTTCCTGCTTTAGAACAATGGCAAACCTATACCTTTAACTTATCTGATTTAGCTGACGCTGGCCTAGATGTTAGTGCCATTGATGTCTTAATGATCTTTCCAGCATGGGGTGCGGGTGAAGGCGCTATTTATCGTGTAGATAACGTTAAAATTTATGATCCTACCGCAGCGACAGGTGTTAATACCTTATTTGCTGAAGCGCCGGCTGTTGGTTGGGCTTTATGGGATTGCTGTGGTGGCACAACACCGGCACTTGTTGCGGACGACACGGCTCATGGTATCACTGCCGAGTTTTCAATTGGCGCACAGCCAACTGTCATGGGAATTATTGCACGAGAAGAGTTTGTCGAAAATCCTGCACCGGTTGATGCGTCAGCAATGCTAGCTAATGGCGTCGTTCAATTCGAAATGAAAGTGACATCAATGCCTGGTAGCGCTGCTTGGATATTAAAAATTGAAGCAAACAATAATGCCACGTTTGCAGAAATGCCGCTTACCGACAGTGTTGAAGGTGCGGCTCCAGTGTCCGGCGAATGGCAAACCTATACATTCACACTGCAACAATTATTTGATGCGGGCTTAGATATTAGTGGTATCGATGTCGTTATGGTATTTCCTGCATGGGGCGAAGGTGAAGGTGCCGTTTATCGTCTAGACAACATGATGATTTACGAGCCAACGAATTAA
- a CDS encoding LytTR family DNA-binding domain-containing protein gives MINKPLTALIVDDEPLALEGLRLRLEKIPEIEVIAEASDGDQAIHLCQTLSPDVLFLDLRLPGLNGIEVVQALQADILPMVVFVSAYGEYALDAFELNAIDYVMKPANLGRLQKTVERIMQRVKPVDSAKEKFKLLRALGESSGIAVSELEDWLESDKPLPTPFVQELVIKNNDHEKVFLSIHDIRWIDAAGDYMCVHTNDETHVVRITMKKLESQLDPKIFSRIHKSTLVNVNCIKNIKPLRNSESILELGDDVHLKVSRNFSSDIQKIVESKQI, from the coding sequence ATGATTAATAAACCACTTACCGCATTAATTGTCGACGATGAACCGCTGGCTTTAGAGGGCTTGCGACTTCGGCTAGAAAAAATACCTGAAATTGAGGTCATTGCGGAGGCCAGTGACGGCGATCAAGCCATTCATTTATGTCAAACACTGTCGCCTGATGTGCTTTTTTTAGATTTGCGTTTACCAGGTCTTAATGGCATTGAAGTTGTTCAAGCTTTACAAGCTGATATTTTACCTATGGTGGTTTTTGTTAGCGCCTATGGCGAATATGCTTTAGATGCCTTTGAACTCAACGCCATTGACTACGTGATGAAACCGGCTAACTTAGGCCGTTTGCAAAAAACGGTAGAGCGGATAATGCAGCGAGTTAAACCGGTTGATTCAGCTAAAGAGAAGTTCAAGCTTTTACGTGCTCTGGGTGAAAGTTCAGGCATAGCCGTGTCGGAACTTGAAGATTGGTTAGAGTCAGATAAACCATTACCGACACCGTTTGTGCAAGAGCTTGTGATCAAAAATAACGATCATGAAAAGGTGTTTTTATCGATTCATGATATTCGCTGGATTGATGCTGCAGGTGATTACATGTGTGTGCATACCAATGATGAAACGCATGTCGTGCGTATTACCATGAAAAAGCTTGAAAGCCAGTTAGATCCTAAAATATTTTCTCGAATACATAAATCTACCCTGGTCAACGTTAACTGTATCAAGAATATTAAGCCATTACGTAATAGTGAAAGTATTCTTGAGCTAGGTGATGATGTCCATCTCAAAGTCAGTCGTAACTTCAGCTCTGACATTCAGAAAATTGTCGAATCTAAGCAAATTTAA
- a CDS encoding TetR family transcriptional regulator C-terminal domain-containing protein has protein sequence MKINNTTIKRGRPAKSGRSSSQTKQALVQSGVEYFTEFGFAASGLDQILKKVSVPKGSFYHYFANKEAFGIAVIQEYSHYFAKKLDLHLLNETNKPLVRIESFANDAKAGMTRHSFKRGCLIGNLEQEVTLLPESHRQQLLDTFDIWQKKIACCLQLAQQEGAINTALDCNTLASFFWMGWEGAIAKSKLTKNLLPIDTFIGSFLQLIAK, from the coding sequence ATGAAGATAAATAACACAACAATAAAACGTGGCCGACCAGCTAAGTCAGGCCGAAGCAGCAGCCAAACTAAACAAGCATTAGTGCAAAGTGGCGTAGAATATTTTACTGAGTTTGGCTTTGCCGCTTCAGGGCTTGATCAAATTTTAAAAAAAGTATCCGTACCCAAAGGCTCTTTTTATCATTACTTTGCCAATAAAGAAGCATTTGGTATCGCAGTGATTCAAGAATACAGTCACTATTTTGCCAAAAAACTAGATTTACACTTACTTAATGAAACAAACAAACCGCTAGTGCGCATTGAAAGTTTTGCTAACGACGCGAAAGCTGGTATGACACGCCATAGTTTCAAGCGTGGTTGCTTAATTGGCAATCTTGAACAAGAGGTAACCTTATTACCAGAAAGCCATCGACAGCAACTATTAGATACCTTTGATATCTGGCAAAAAAAAATAGCTTGTTGCTTGCAATTAGCCCAACAAGAAGGCGCGATTAATACTGCACTTGATTGCAATACACTAGCAAGTTTCTTTTGGATGGGCTGGGAAGGTGCTATCGCCAAGAGTAAATTGACAAAAAACTTACTACCTATCGATACTTTTATCGGTTCATTTTTGCAATTAATCGCAAAATAA
- a CDS encoding 2OG-Fe(II) oxygenase, whose protein sequence is MSLSLAHATLVDDDPLQFESLFELIANDVIDKGHSIRPYALPENLTTLLLQHITELPSENFKRAGIGRAKEHTINDFIRTDEICWINGNSSAGCAWIKWAGLLQEYLNKRLFLGLFSFESHFSHYAEGDFYKKHKDAFKGEGNRVLSVVVYLNQNWSRDDGGELVIYEQSLANSAIIEHNKITVTPSFGTIVVFLSEEFPHEVLPALRDRYAIAGWFRLNTSIANNIDPPR, encoded by the coding sequence ATGTCGTTGAGCTTAGCTCACGCGACGCTTGTCGATGATGACCCATTACAATTCGAATCACTCTTTGAGTTAATCGCTAATGACGTTATTGATAAAGGCCACAGTATTCGTCCTTACGCTTTGCCTGAAAATCTCACCACGCTGTTATTACAACATATCACAGAGTTGCCAAGTGAAAATTTTAAGCGAGCAGGTATAGGTCGAGCCAAAGAACATACCATTAATGACTTTATTCGTACTGATGAAATTTGCTGGATAAACGGTAATAGTAGTGCCGGTTGTGCTTGGATTAAATGGGCGGGGTTACTACAAGAGTATTTAAATAAACGTTTGTTTTTAGGATTGTTTTCTTTTGAAAGTCATTTCTCTCATTATGCTGAAGGTGATTTTTATAAAAAACATAAAGATGCATTTAAAGGCGAAGGTAACCGTGTGTTATCAGTGGTGGTTTATCTTAATCAAAACTGGTCGCGTGATGACGGTGGTGAATTAGTAATTTATGAGCAATCTTTAGCTAATTCAGCAATTATTGAGCATAATAAAATCACGGTGACACCAAGTTTTGGTACCATAGTGGTGTTTTTAAGTGAAGAATTCCCTCATGAAGTGTTACCCGCTTTACGTGATCGCTATGCTATTGCGGGCTGGTTTCGTTTAAATACCAGTATTGCTAATAATATTGATCCACCACGCTAA
- a CDS encoding sensor histidine kinase: protein MEAKSTESTLELGPQAFSKQSHQFWILQISGWLGYAVVVFFAIIRPQIAQESFNFSGQMINLVLETLSGFLLSYLQWQLIRKIVHFPLKKTLFLSFLSAATLGLVFNVIKLSFYKVLVYQQEWNEAWDMLEFGGWLLFSLTTMFVWTSIYFIMLYNTKLQGEHEMLLRAQTAAKDAQLQMLRYQLNPHFMFNTMNAISTLIYKNENETANEMIDKLCEFFRYSLDKNDKSKTTLQKELELIELYLSIEKVRFANRLKVEIDVCKTVLDCQVPSMLLQPLVENAIKYAIELRKSGGKIRIIAKKEAERLIIQVADNGQETQAKVSDGFGIGMSNTKARLNAMFSGDYHVDITATDEGGTMVSISIPYES, encoded by the coding sequence ATGGAAGCTAAAAGCACTGAAAGTACACTTGAATTAGGGCCACAAGCTTTTTCTAAGCAAAGTCATCAGTTTTGGATTTTGCAAATATCTGGCTGGTTGGGCTACGCCGTGGTGGTTTTCTTTGCGATTATTCGGCCGCAAATAGCGCAAGAGAGTTTTAATTTTTCAGGACAAATGATCAATTTAGTGCTGGAAACGCTCAGCGGTTTTTTATTGTCTTATTTGCAATGGCAGCTGATACGCAAAATTGTGCATTTTCCGCTAAAAAAAACCTTGTTTTTAAGTTTTCTGTCGGCGGCAACCTTAGGCTTAGTCTTTAATGTCATTAAGTTGAGTTTCTATAAAGTCTTGGTTTATCAGCAAGAGTGGAACGAAGCGTGGGACATGTTGGAGTTTGGTGGCTGGTTACTCTTCTCTCTAACGACGATGTTTGTCTGGACTTCTATTTATTTTATTATGCTCTATAACACTAAGTTACAAGGTGAGCATGAAATGCTTCTGCGGGCGCAAACCGCTGCTAAAGACGCACAGCTACAAATGTTACGTTATCAGCTTAATCCACATTTTATGTTCAATACCATGAATGCTATATCAACACTTATTTATAAAAATGAGAATGAAACCGCCAATGAAATGATTGATAAGTTATGTGAGTTTTTTCGTTATTCACTGGATAAAAATGATAAAAGTAAAACGACATTACAAAAAGAGTTAGAGTTAATTGAACTATACTTATCTATTGAAAAGGTAAGGTTTGCTAATCGACTTAAAGTTGAAATTGATGTTTGTAAAACCGTGTTAGATTGTCAAGTTCCAAGCATGTTATTGCAACCACTGGTGGAAAATGCCATTAAATACGCTATTGAGCTAAGAAAGTCAGGTGGTAAAATTCGTATTATCGCTAAAAAAGAAGCCGAGCGTTTGATAATACAAGTAGCGGATAATGGCCAAGAAACCCAAGCTAAAGTCAGTGATGGTTTCGGCATTGGTATGAGTAATACCAAAGCGAGATTAAATGCTATGTTTAGTGGCGATTACCATGTTGATATTACCGCTACTGATGAGGGTGGAACTATGGTGTCTATCTCTATTCCCTACGAGAGTTAA
- a CDS encoding phage tail protein, with amino-acid sequence MKTLKVIKLSCILGLSLTAITMPMKAFACSSQPYLGGMCAFGGNFTIRSWAKAEGQLLAIASNSALFSILGTTYGGDGRTTFGLPDLRGRSPIGQGRGPGLSDYRLGQKGGAETHSLNVLQMPVHNHTATTTTTNAVDTSATTIALRALASSSTTNVPTNAVLANSPNRENIYNSGAPNVDMGADAIALSLSVEVSSTSSTVVNNNGSSQGFNIRGPYLSLTWLIALQGVFPSRS; translated from the coding sequence ATGAAAACATTAAAAGTAATAAAATTAAGCTGTATTTTAGGATTAAGTCTCACTGCTATCACAATGCCGATGAAGGCGTTTGCTTGTTCTTCACAGCCTTATCTTGGCGGTATGTGTGCTTTTGGTGGTAATTTTACCATTCGAAGTTGGGCAAAAGCTGAAGGACAATTGCTAGCTATTGCAAGTAACTCTGCGTTATTTTCCATTCTAGGCACGACCTATGGCGGCGATGGTCGAACAACGTTCGGCTTGCCCGATTTACGTGGACGCTCACCTATAGGTCAGGGGCGTGGCCCAGGGCTTAGTGATTATCGTCTAGGTCAAAAGGGCGGAGCAGAAACTCATAGCTTAAATGTTTTGCAAATGCCGGTTCATAATCATACCGCAACGACAACGACAACCAATGCGGTCGACACCAGTGCTACCACGATAGCATTACGTGCTTTGGCCTCGAGCAGCACAACTAACGTGCCGACTAACGCGGTTTTAGCTAATAGTCCGAATCGAGAAAATATTTATAATAGTGGTGCACCTAACGTTGATATGGGGGCTGATGCTATTGCTTTAAGTTTAAGTGTTGAGGTAAGTTCCACATCCAGTACCGTGGTGAATAATAATGGTAGCAGTCAGGGCTTTAATATTCGCGGCCCTTACCTTTCGCTCACTTGGTTAATTGCCTTACAAGGTGTTTTTCCTTCGCGCAGTTAA